The following is a genomic window from Crossiella equi.
GGAGAACTTCTTCTCCACACTGAAGATCGAACTCGTGTACCGGAACTCGTGGCGCACCCGCGACGAGGCCGAGAACGCGATCTTCAGCTACATCGACGCCTGGTACAACACCCAGCGCATCCAGAAAGAGCTCGGCTGGCTCAGCCCCGATGAGTACGAGGCCGCCTGGCACGCCGACCAACTCGAGCCATCTATCATCCCTGCGTCCCCAACCGGAGTCAGGTAACCAACCCTCCGAGTTATCGGGGGAACCTCAAGGCCTCCGCGTGCCATGGCGCGGGCTGCGTACTGACTTCCTGACCCAATCGAGAACCTTGCCAGTTTTCGCAGGTCAAACCTGCTGACGTCGCATTGTCGCCTGGTTCTCGCCTTGCCGACGCTCTGGTGTCCTCAGGGGACGACCTTCTTGACTTGCCAGGGCTAGTGCTGTGACCGCAAAAGTTCGCCGGGTCGGTGGTCGTAGCGGTTGGATGTCCGATGACATCCGATTCCGACCGTTGGAGGCGCGGTGGCCGACCCCGTCCGTGTGCGCAGATTGACCGACCAGGAAGGGCAACAGCTGCAACGGATCGTGCGCCGGGGCAGCACCAGCTCGGTGCGCTACCGACGCGCGATGATGCTGCTGGCCTCCGCAGGCGGCAACCGCGTGCCGGTCATCGCCCAGCTGGTCCACGCCGATGAGGACACCGTCCGAGACCTCATCCACCGGTTCAACGAGATCGGCCTGGCCTGTCTGGACCCTCAGTGGGCGGGAGGCCGTCCCCGCCTGCTCAGCCCTGACGAGGAGGACCTCGTCATCGCGACGGCCACCACCCGACCGGTCAAGCTCGGCCAGCCCTTCACCCGCTGGTCACTCCGCAAACTCACCGACTACCTGCGCAAAGCCTCTGGCCGGATCATCCGCATCGGCCGTGAGGCCCTCCGCGGCCTGCTCGCCCGCCGCGGCATCACCTTCCAGCGCACCAAGACCTGGAAGGAATCCCCCGACCCCGACCGCGATGCCAAGCTCGACCGGATCGAGGACGTGCTGGACCGCCTCCCGGACCGGGTCTTCGCCTTCGACGAGTTCGGACCGCTGGGGATCCGACCGGCCGCGGGCTCGGGCTGGTGCCGACAGGGCAGCCCCGACCGGGTCCCAGCCACCTACCACCGCACCCACGGGGTCCGCTACTTCCACGGCTGCTACTCCGTCGGCGAGGACACCCTGTGGGGCGTCAACCGCCGCGTCAAAGGCGCGGTGAACACCCTGGCCGCACTCAAGTCCATCCGTGCCGCCCGGCCCGACGGCGCACCCATCTACGTGATCCTGGACAACCTGTCCGCCCACAAAGGCCCCGACATCCGCCGATGGGCGAGCAAGAACAAGGTCGAGCTGTGCTTCACCCCGACCTACGCCTCCTGGGCCAACCCGATCGAGGCTCACTTCGGGCCGTTGCGGCAGTTCACCATCGCCAACTCCCACCACCCCAACCACACCGTGCAGACCCGGGCCTTGCACGCCTATCTGCGCTGGCGCAACGCCAACGCCCGCCACCGCGACGTCCTGGCCGCTGAGCGCAAAGAACGTGCTCGCATCCGCAGCGAGAAGGGCATCCGCTGGGGCGGACGCCCCCTCGTGGCCACAGCCTGACAAACCCGGCAAACCTAACCGGTCACAGCACTAGCCTCCGCACTGATGCCCATGGACCAGGAGAAACATCCGTGACGAAGACCGAACCGTCGGCGACGATGGTGATCAAGTTGAACGCTGAGACAGCCTTCGCTGTTCAGGAACCCTCTAGCCTGCCCAGCTGGCGGTCGGCAGCACCGGCCTCCGAGTTCTCCTCATCCCCGACTCGCCGGTTACTCTCACCCACGCGGACCTGGACACAGCCGCGCGCCTGCGTGAAGCCGCGCAGGCCTACTTCGACGCCTGTCATCGTCACCTCGCTTCCCGCGAATCTTTCGCGGACTGGCCTGATCAGAATCGCCCTATCCCCCCGAAAGTGTGACGCTCTGGAAGTCCTTCGTTCGTAGGGAACCTTGCGTCGCTTCGGTCGGTCACATGTACGGTTACCTGCTGTACGGGGACGAGCACGAGGGGACTTGACGTGCACGAGGGGAACGGGTCCGGCGGCAGCAGTCTGCCTACGGCCATCGGAGGCGGCATCGGCTTCAAGGTCAACAAGGACAATGTCCTGAAGATCGCCAAGACTGTCCAGGACCAGGCCGACTGGCTGAAGATGGAGATCAACGTCTGCGAGCGCGATATGCGCACAGCACCCGCACGTGAGGACCCGGTCAGCAAGGATGTGGCCCAGGTCCTCAACGAGAAGCTCATCGACAACGCCGACTCCTACGTCAAACGCGCCCGCGACTACGCGCTCGAACTGGAGAACGCCGTTCAGCAGATGAAGGCGGCCGCGAAGGACTACGGATACTCAGATGAGCAGATCGCCGGTGTGCTCAACGGCGAAGGGGGTTCCGGTGCCTGATCGTCGTCTGCTGTTCCCGGTGTGCGCAGTCGCGATCACCGCGCTTTCGGCCTGCGGAACAGGTGGATCGCCTGTTCCGCAGCCGTCCACCACGTCGTCGGCAACCTCGACAGCCTCGTTGCCCGCACGGCCCAAGACCATCTCGGTCACCGGTCTCGATCCGTGCTCAGTGCTCACGACCGACCAGCGGCGCAACCTCGGCCTGGACCGGCAACCTGTCAAGGCA
Proteins encoded in this region:
- a CDS encoding IS630 family transposase; this encodes MRRLTDQEGQQLQRIVRRGSTSSVRYRRAMMLLASAGGNRVPVIAQLVHADEDTVRDLIHRFNEIGLACLDPQWAGGRPRLLSPDEEDLVIATATTRPVKLGQPFTRWSLRKLTDYLRKASGRIIRIGREALRGLLARRGITFQRTKTWKESPDPDRDAKLDRIEDVLDRLPDRVFAFDEFGPLGIRPAAGSGWCRQGSPDRVPATYHRTHGVRYFHGCYSVGEDTLWGVNRRVKGAVNTLAALKSIRAARPDGAPIYVILDNLSAHKGPDIRRWASKNKVELCFTPTYASWANPIEAHFGPLRQFTIANSHHPNHTVQTRALHAYLRWRNANARHRDVLAAERKERARIRSEKGIRWGGRPLVATA